Proteins from a single region of Streptomyces vinaceus:
- a CDS encoding carbohydrate ABC transporter permease, translating to MSQVAQGKGRAGFIAGFLILPLALYLTFVIWPYVQTFGYSFTNWSGQSPTFDFVGLDNYSALMKDEVFRGALWHNLLLLVFVPTITILLALFFAFMVNAGGRSGAGGVRGVRGSSVYKIVYFFPQVLSLAILAVLFGAVYRSDEGGLLNGFLTKLGLVDPAHPVEWLNQPNLVLWCLLLVVVWHGVGFYLVLFSAAMQSVPKDIYEAALLDGAGRAQTFLRVTLPLLWDSVQTSAVYLGIAAMDMFVLVSTMTSGQFGGGPDHHSEVMATVLMRNFLYFGKSGYACAMGVVMLVLTMVLSVVTLRATRRERIEF from the coding sequence ATGAGCCAAGTAGCCCAGGGCAAGGGAAGGGCCGGCTTCATCGCCGGCTTCCTCATCCTGCCGCTCGCGCTGTACCTGACTTTCGTCATCTGGCCGTACGTTCAGACGTTCGGATATTCCTTCACCAACTGGTCCGGACAGTCGCCCACGTTCGACTTCGTCGGCCTGGACAACTACTCCGCGCTGATGAAGGACGAGGTCTTCCGCGGAGCCCTGTGGCACAACCTGCTGCTCCTGGTGTTCGTCCCGACCATCACCATCCTGCTGGCCCTCTTCTTCGCCTTCATGGTGAACGCGGGAGGGCGCAGCGGCGCGGGCGGGGTGCGGGGCGTCCGAGGCTCCTCCGTCTACAAGATCGTCTACTTCTTCCCGCAGGTCCTGTCCCTCGCCATCCTCGCCGTGCTCTTCGGCGCGGTGTACCGCAGCGACGAGGGCGGCCTGCTGAACGGATTCCTCACCAAGCTGGGCCTGGTGGACCCGGCCCACCCCGTCGAATGGCTCAACCAGCCGAACCTCGTGCTGTGGTGCCTGCTCCTGGTGGTGGTCTGGCACGGGGTCGGCTTCTACCTCGTACTGTTCTCGGCCGCCATGCAGTCCGTGCCCAAGGACATCTACGAGGCCGCCCTGCTCGACGGCGCCGGGCGCGCCCAGACCTTCCTGAGGGTCACCCTGCCCCTGCTGTGGGACTCCGTACAGACCTCCGCGGTCTACCTGGGCATCGCCGCCATGGACATGTTCGTGCTGGTGTCGACCATGACCTCCGGCCAGTTCGGCGGCGGGCCCGACCACCACAGCGAGGTCATGGCCACGGTGCTGATGCGCAACTTCCTGTACTTCGGCAAGAGCGGCTACGCCTGCGCCATGGGCGTCGTCATGCTCGTCCTGACCATGGTCCTCTCCGTCGTCACGCTGCGCGCCACCCGCCGCGAGCGCATCGAGTTCTGA
- a CDS encoding helix-turn-helix domain-containing protein, with amino-acid sequence MADDYLVRIGKLIRDARQHRGWTQSQLADALGTSQSAVNRIERGNQNISLEMIARIGEALDSEIVSLGYAGPMHLRVVGGRRLSGAIDVKTSKNACVALLCASLLNKGRTVLRRVARIEEVYRLLEVLNSIGVRTRWINEGVDLEIVPPARLDMDAMDADAARRTRSIIMFLGPLLHRMDQFRLPYAGGCDLGTRTIEPHMIALRRFGLDITATEGIYHAKVEAGVSPGRPIVLTERGDTVTENALLAAARHDGATVIRNASSNYMVQDLCFFLEALGVRVEGIGTTTLTVHGVPNIDVDVDYSPSEDPVEAMSLVAAAVVTESELTIRRVPIEFMEIELAVLEEMGLDHDRSAEYTADNGRTRLVDLTVRPSKLEAPIDKIHPMPFPGLNIDNVPFFAAIAASAQGQTLIHDWVYDNRAIYLTDLNRLGGRLQLLDPHRVLVEGPTRWRAAEMMCPPALRPAVVVLLAMMAAEGTSVLRNVYVINRGYEELAERLNSVGAQIEIFRDI; translated from the coding sequence ATGGCAGACGACTACCTCGTACGCATCGGCAAGCTCATCCGTGACGCCCGGCAACACAGGGGCTGGACGCAGAGTCAACTCGCGGACGCGCTGGGCACCAGCCAGAGCGCCGTGAACCGGATCGAGCGCGGCAACCAGAACATCAGCCTTGAGATGATCGCCCGAATCGGTGAAGCGCTCGACAGCGAGATCGTCTCTCTGGGCTACGCCGGTCCGATGCACCTGCGCGTCGTCGGCGGCCGCCGGCTGTCCGGCGCCATCGACGTCAAGACGAGCAAGAACGCGTGCGTGGCGCTGCTGTGCGCCTCACTGCTCAACAAGGGCCGTACGGTGCTGCGCCGGGTCGCCCGCATCGAGGAGGTCTACCGGCTCCTCGAAGTCCTGAACTCCATCGGCGTCCGCACCCGCTGGATCAACGAGGGCGTGGACCTGGAGATCGTCCCGCCGGCCCGTCTCGACATGGACGCCATGGACGCTGACGCGGCCCGGCGCACCCGCAGCATCATCATGTTCCTGGGCCCGCTGCTGCACCGGATGGACCAGTTCCGCCTGCCGTACGCCGGCGGCTGCGACCTCGGCACCCGGACCATCGAGCCGCACATGATCGCCCTGCGCCGCTTCGGCCTGGACATCACGGCGACCGAGGGCATCTACCACGCGAAGGTCGAGGCCGGGGTCTCCCCCGGCCGTCCGATCGTGCTGACCGAGCGCGGGGACACGGTCACCGAGAACGCGCTGCTGGCCGCCGCCCGGCACGACGGCGCCACGGTCATCCGCAACGCCTCCTCCAACTACATGGTCCAGGACCTGTGCTTCTTCCTGGAGGCGCTCGGTGTGCGCGTGGAGGGCATCGGCACGACGACGCTGACGGTCCACGGCGTCCCGAACATCGACGTGGACGTGGACTACTCCCCCTCCGAGGACCCGGTCGAGGCGATGAGCCTGGTCGCGGCCGCGGTGGTCACGGAGTCGGAGCTGACGATCCGCCGGGTCCCGATCGAGTTCATGGAGATCGAGCTCGCGGTACTGGAGGAGATGGGCCTCGACCACGACCGCTCGGCGGAGTACACGGCGGACAACGGCCGCACCCGCCTGGTCGACCTGACGGTCCGCCCCTCGAAGCTCGAAGCCCCGATCGACAAGATCCACCCGATGCCCTTCCCCGGGCTGAACATCGACAACGTCCCGTTCTTCGCGGCCATCGCGGCCTCGGCCCAGGGCCAGACGCTGATCCACGACTGGGTGTACGACAACCGGGCCATCTACCTGACGGACCTCAACCGCCTCGGCGGCCGCCTCCAGCTCCTGGACCCCCACCGCGTCCTGGTCGAGGGCCCGACGCGCTGGCGCGCGGCGGAGATGATGTGCCCGCCGGCCCTCCGCCCGGCGGTGGTCGTCCTCCTGGCGATGATGGCGGCCGAAGGCACCTCGGTGCTGCGCAACGTCTACGTCATCAACCGCGGCTACGAGGAACTCGCGGAACGCCTCAACTCGGTGGGCGCCCAGATCGAAATCTTCCGCGACATCTAG
- a CDS encoding LacI family DNA-binding transcriptional regulator, whose protein sequence is MPGPGPTIADIARAAEVSTATVSHALGGTGRVGESTRRRVREVAAALGYSARRGPRTRTLGLAVTTYAGSPWNYVEIAYFSRLLTAATAAAHARGYALTLLPADRGAEPLWHDLAVDGMLLLDSPAGDPVLRALRARGLPVVFDGRPPDPRPGDVWVDNDHEATTREVLDHLAAAGATRIALHSAYGREYYTGAVTSAYARWCAERGMARLVVPFDPEDGAGHAFDPVFAGPGRPGSDAVYCVYDPGGRQVLAAAARHGLRIPHDLLLVCASEDPSYAAGDPPVSTVTLRPEVIGESAVAALVALLESPHAAEPGQLTVPAALTVRTSSRIPPRAAPGGPSL, encoded by the coding sequence GTGCCCGGCCCCGGACCGACCATCGCCGACATCGCGCGCGCCGCGGAGGTCTCCACCGCGACCGTCTCGCACGCGCTGGGCGGCACCGGCCGCGTCGGCGAGTCCACCCGCCGCAGGGTCCGCGAGGTGGCGGCCGCCCTCGGCTACAGCGCCCGCCGCGGCCCGCGCACCCGTACGCTCGGCCTCGCCGTCACCACGTACGCCGGCTCCCCCTGGAACTACGTCGAGATCGCCTACTTCTCCCGGCTGCTGACCGCCGCCACCGCCGCGGCCCACGCCCGCGGCTACGCCCTCACCCTCCTGCCCGCCGACCGGGGCGCCGAGCCGCTCTGGCACGACCTCGCCGTCGACGGGATGCTGCTGCTCGACAGCCCGGCCGGCGATCCGGTGCTCCGCGCCCTGCGGGCGCGCGGTCTGCCGGTGGTCTTCGACGGCCGGCCCCCCGACCCCCGGCCCGGGGACGTGTGGGTGGACAACGACCACGAGGCCACCACCCGCGAGGTCCTCGACCACCTCGCCGCCGCCGGGGCCACGCGGATCGCGCTGCACTCCGCGTACGGCCGCGAGTACTACACCGGGGCCGTCACCTCGGCGTACGCCCGCTGGTGCGCCGAGCGCGGGATGGCCCGGCTGGTGGTCCCGTTCGACCCCGAGGACGGGGCCGGCCACGCCTTCGACCCCGTGTTCGCCGGGCCGGGCCGCCCCGGGTCCGACGCCGTGTACTGCGTGTACGACCCGGGCGGGCGCCAGGTGCTGGCCGCCGCCGCCCGGCACGGGCTGCGGATACCGCACGATCTGCTGCTCGTCTGCGCGAGTGAGGACCCCTCGTACGCGGCGGGCGACCCGCCCGTGAGCACCGTGACCCTGCGCCCGGAGGTGATCGGCGAGAGCGCCGTCGCCGCGCTGGTGGCGCTGCTGGAATCCCCGCACGCGGCGGAGCCCGGTCAGCTGACCGTCCCGGCCGCGCTGACCGTACGCACCTCTTCCCGCATACCCCCGCGGGCGGCGCCGGGCGGGCCGTCTCTGTGA
- the ngcE gene encoding N-acetylglucosamine/diacetylchitobiose ABC transporter substrate-binding protein: MGSTGEGLGRRDLIKRSAALGLISVPTMSFLSACASGGEDTTKGPDKGAVTKENPFGVAKGGKLDVVVFKGGFGDDYAKAWEAAFDKKWGTTSSHLGTQEIAAKLQPRFNGGNPPDVIDDSGAQQIKVDVLAKGGQLADLNPVLDAPSLDDPAKKVRDMLIPGTVEQGTQGGKFVALYYVYTVFGFWYSGKLFKEKGWAEPKTWDEFLDICAKAKAAGIGGLAHQGKYPYYINVVIMDLIAKKGGLEAMKAIDNLEPNAFEGNPAALAAVEAVYEVVEKDLLMAGTNGLTHTESQTAWNQYKAAFIPSGSWLENEQLKQTPEDFDMKFLPVPTLADSKLPFEAIRAGAGEPFIVPEKAANKAGGLEFLRSMLSREWSTLFAQQANSLTVVKDGVDPNVKLRPGTASAVAAVKTAGANTFNYLYPDWYSEMDTEIQNASNELMAKRIQPKEWIKRAQAAVDKAAKDPNAKNNHRS, translated from the coding sequence ATGGGATCCACTGGTGAGGGCCTCGGCCGCCGTGACCTGATCAAGCGCTCCGCGGCGCTGGGACTGATCTCGGTGCCCACGATGAGCTTCCTGTCCGCCTGCGCCTCCGGCGGCGAGGACACCACGAAGGGGCCGGACAAGGGCGCGGTGACCAAGGAGAACCCGTTCGGCGTCGCCAAGGGCGGCAAGCTGGACGTGGTCGTCTTCAAGGGCGGGTTCGGCGACGACTACGCGAAGGCCTGGGAGGCCGCCTTCGACAAGAAGTGGGGCACGACCAGCTCCCACCTGGGCACCCAGGAGATCGCCGCCAAGCTCCAGCCCCGCTTCAACGGCGGCAACCCGCCGGACGTCATCGACGACTCGGGCGCCCAGCAGATCAAGGTCGACGTCCTCGCCAAGGGCGGCCAGCTCGCCGATCTCAACCCGGTGCTCGACGCGCCCTCGCTCGACGACCCGGCCAAGAAGGTCCGGGACATGCTCATCCCCGGCACCGTCGAACAGGGCACCCAGGGCGGCAAGTTCGTCGCCCTCTACTACGTCTACACCGTGTTCGGGTTCTGGTACTCGGGCAAGCTCTTCAAGGAGAAGGGCTGGGCGGAGCCGAAGACCTGGGACGAGTTCCTGGACATCTGCGCCAAGGCCAAGGCCGCCGGCATCGGCGGACTCGCCCACCAGGGCAAGTACCCGTACTACATCAACGTCGTCATCATGGACCTGATCGCCAAGAAGGGCGGTCTGGAGGCCATGAAGGCGATCGACAACCTGGAGCCGAACGCCTTCGAGGGCAACCCCGCCGCCCTCGCCGCCGTCGAGGCCGTCTACGAGGTCGTCGAGAAGGACCTGCTGATGGCCGGCACCAACGGCCTCACCCACACGGAGTCCCAGACCGCCTGGAACCAGTACAAGGCCGCCTTCATCCCCTCCGGTTCCTGGCTGGAGAACGAGCAGCTCAAGCAGACCCCGGAGGACTTCGACATGAAGTTCCTGCCGGTGCCGACCCTCGCCGACAGCAAGCTGCCCTTCGAGGCCATCCGGGCCGGCGCCGGTGAGCCCTTCATCGTCCCGGAGAAGGCCGCCAACAAGGCCGGCGGCCTGGAGTTCCTGCGCTCGATGCTGTCGCGCGAATGGTCGACGCTCTTCGCCCAGCAGGCCAACTCCCTCACGGTGGTCAAGGACGGCGTCGACCCGAACGTCAAGCTGCGCCCGGGCACCGCGTCGGCGGTCGCGGCCGTCAAGACGGCCGGCGCGAACACCTTCAACTACCTGTACCCCGACTGGTACAGCGAGATGGACACCGAGATCCAGAACGCGTCCAATGAGCTGATGGCCAAGCGGATCCAGCCAAAGGAATGGATCAAGCGGGCCCAGGCTGCGGTAGACAAGGCTGCCAAGGACCCGAACGCCAAGAACAACCACCGCAGCTGA
- a CDS encoding amidohydrolase encodes MTSSSSSSSSSSFSSPLSRRGLLGAVGAAGAAGLLGAGPAAASTGSGSGSGSRGSAALVIHNARVFTGTTGGGAPVEALAVGRDGKILATGGGSAVRRHIGRDTEVVDARGNTVMSGIHDGHVHPLGAGDRSLRPSLEGAETTLPELRELLTGFLADTGGAEAEPDRWLVVEDWNPVGLLPTGTVPHHSMLDALATRRPVALVGGDGHNLWANQRALDIAGITAATPDPVGGRIVKGSDGQPTGVLKDDAQDLVKRHVPEPSRDELVAACAKVLELAAASGVTTMMDALVGRHELELYQSLAAAGKLPQRIVPAIRLDAGQTKDPAAALAYARGLRKEFEGVRGLRFGMVKVFLDGVIEYPAQTAALLEPYLDGNGRPTANRGELYTSAADYGRLTAAFNKAGWQLHAHGLGDRAVRTALDGYEYAHRVTGQRDARNAVAHLQIVDPADLRRFARLSVAACMQLQWAAQDTWTMDALLPYIGPQRHRWMYPARSLERAGARLSGGSDWPVDALQVWNQLRTAIDRQGAYGTGELYRELEGLSRSSVLRMHTAGTAWQLRQEGLTGTVEQGKAADLVLLDRDVTRCPVADISGTGVRMTLVGGRVVHDADSAPGRAAAARAARAGSGPRPAAYAAVHGGRHHACGH; translated from the coding sequence ATGACCTCTTCTTCCTCTTCCTCTTCCTCTTCTTCCTTCTCTTCCCCCCTGTCCCGCCGGGGCCTGCTCGGGGCCGTCGGGGCAGCGGGTGCGGCCGGTCTGCTGGGCGCCGGGCCCGCGGCGGCGAGCACCGGCTCGGGCTCGGGCTCCGGCTCGCGCGGCTCGGCCGCCCTGGTGATCCACAACGCCCGGGTGTTCACCGGGACCACGGGCGGCGGGGCGCCCGTCGAGGCGCTCGCGGTCGGGCGGGACGGGAAGATCCTGGCCACCGGGGGCGGTTCGGCGGTGCGCCGGCACATCGGGCGGGACACCGAGGTCGTCGACGCCCGCGGGAACACGGTGATGAGCGGCATCCACGACGGCCACGTGCACCCGCTGGGCGCCGGCGACCGGTCGCTGCGGCCCTCGCTGGAGGGGGCGGAGACCACGCTGCCCGAGCTGCGGGAGCTGCTGACCGGCTTCCTCGCCGACACCGGGGGCGCGGAGGCGGAGCCGGACCGCTGGCTGGTGGTGGAGGACTGGAATCCGGTCGGACTGCTGCCGACCGGGACGGTGCCGCACCACTCGATGCTGGACGCGCTGGCGACCCGCAGGCCGGTCGCGCTGGTCGGCGGCGACGGGCACAACCTCTGGGCCAACCAGCGGGCCCTGGACATCGCCGGGATCACGGCGGCCACCCCGGACCCGGTCGGCGGCCGGATCGTGAAGGGCTCGGACGGGCAGCCGACCGGCGTCCTGAAGGACGACGCGCAGGACCTGGTGAAGCGGCACGTCCCGGAGCCCTCCCGGGACGAACTGGTCGCGGCCTGCGCGAAGGTGCTGGAGCTGGCGGCGGCGTCCGGGGTCACGACGATGATGGACGCCCTGGTCGGGCGGCACGAGCTGGAGCTCTACCAATCCCTGGCGGCGGCCGGGAAGCTGCCGCAGCGGATCGTGCCGGCGATCCGGCTCGACGCCGGACAGACCAAGGACCCGGCGGCGGCCCTGGCGTACGCGCGCGGGCTGCGCAAGGAGTTCGAGGGGGTACGGGGCCTGCGGTTCGGGATGGTCAAGGTGTTCCTCGACGGGGTCATCGAGTACCCGGCGCAGACGGCCGCGCTGCTGGAGCCGTACCTGGACGGGAACGGCAGGCCCACGGCGAACCGGGGCGAGCTCTACACCTCGGCCGCCGACTACGGGCGGCTGACGGCGGCGTTCAACAAGGCCGGCTGGCAGCTGCACGCCCACGGGCTCGGAGACCGGGCGGTACGTACGGCTTTGGACGGTTACGAGTACGCCCACCGGGTGACCGGGCAGCGCGACGCGCGCAACGCGGTCGCCCACCTGCAGATCGTGGACCCGGCTGACCTGCGGCGCTTCGCCCGGCTGAGCGTAGCGGCCTGCATGCAGCTCCAGTGGGCGGCGCAGGACACCTGGACGATGGACGCGCTGCTCCCGTACATCGGGCCGCAGCGCCACCGGTGGATGTACCCGGCGCGCAGCCTGGAGCGGGCCGGTGCCCGGCTGTCCGGCGGCTCGGACTGGCCGGTGGACGCGCTCCAGGTGTGGAACCAGCTGCGGACCGCGATCGACCGGCAGGGCGCGTACGGGACGGGCGAGCTGTACCGGGAGCTGGAGGGGCTGAGCCGGAGCTCGGTGCTGCGGATGCACACGGCCGGGACGGCGTGGCAGCTGAGGCAAGAGGGGCTGACGGGAACGGTGGAGCAGGGCAAGGCGGCGGACCTGGTGCTGCTGGACCGGGATGTGACCCGCTGTCCGGTGGCCGACATCAGCGGGACCGGCGTACGGATGACCCTGGTCGGCGGCCGGGTGGTGCACGACGCGGACTCGGCGCCCGGCCGCGCCGCGGCGGCCCGCGCGGCGCGGGCGGGATCCGGACCGCGCCCGGCGGCGTACGCGGCGGTGCACGGTGGCCGCCACCACGCGTGCGGCCACTAA
- the acnA gene encoding aconitate hydratase AcnA: MSANSFDARSTLQVGDESYEIFRLDKVEGAARLPYSLKVLLENLLRTEDGANITADHIRSLGNWDSQAQPSEEIQFTPARVIMQDFTGVPCVVDLATMREAVKALGGDPAKINPLSPAEMVIDHSVIADKFGTKDAFAQNVELEYGRNKERYQFLRWGQTAFDDFKVVPPGTGIVHQVNIEHLARTVMVRNGQAYPDTLVGTDSHTTMVNGLGVLGWGVGGIEAEAAMLGQPVSMLIPRVVGFKLTGELPTGTTATDLVLTITEMLRKHGVVGKFVEFYGEGVAATSLANRATIGNMSPEFGSTAAIFPIDDETLKYLRLTGRDAQQVALVEAYAKEQGLWLDPAAEPDFSEKLELDLSTVVPSIAGPKRPQDRIVLANAAQQFAQDVRNYVSDDEEAGKESFPASDAPASSNGVPTKPTLVTLADGSSFEIDHGAVTVAAITSCTNTSNPYVMVAAALVAKKAVEKGLTRKPWVKTTLAPGSKVVTDYFDKAGLTPYLDKLGFNLVGYGCTTCIGNSGPLDEEISKAINEADLAVTSVLSGNRNFEGRINPDVKMNYLASPPLVVAYAIAGSMKVDITKDAIGTDTDGKPVFLQDIWPSEAEVNDVVANAIGEDMFSKSYQDVFAGDAQWQALSIPTGNTFEWDPQSTYVRKPPYFEGMTMETTPVSDIAGARVLAKLGDSVTTDHISPAGAIKADTPAGKYLTEHGVERRDFNSYGSRRGNHEVMIRGTFANIRLRNQIAPGTEGGFTRDFTVDGAPVSFIYDASQNYQAAGIPLVILAGKEYGSGSSRDWAAKGTALLGVKAVIAESYERIHRSNLIGMGVLPLQFPEGASAASLGLTGEETFSFTGVEELNNGTTPRTVKVTTDTGVEFDAVVRIDTPGEADYYRNGGIMQYVLRNLIRG, encoded by the coding sequence GTGTCGGCGAACAGCTTCGACGCCCGCAGCACGCTGCAGGTGGGCGACGAGTCGTACGAGATCTTCCGGCTGGACAAGGTTGAGGGCGCTGCCCGCCTTCCCTACAGCCTGAAGGTGCTGCTGGAGAACCTGCTCCGCACCGAGGACGGCGCGAACATCACCGCCGACCACATCCGGTCGCTCGGGAACTGGGACTCGCAGGCCCAGCCCAGCGAGGAGATCCAGTTCACGCCGGCCCGCGTGATCATGCAGGACTTCACCGGCGTCCCCTGCGTCGTCGACCTCGCCACCATGCGCGAGGCCGTGAAGGCCCTCGGCGGCGACCCGGCGAAGATCAACCCGCTCTCGCCCGCCGAGATGGTCATCGACCACTCGGTCATCGCCGACAAGTTCGGCACGAAGGACGCCTTCGCGCAGAACGTCGAGCTGGAGTACGGCCGCAACAAGGAGCGCTACCAGTTCCTGCGCTGGGGCCAGACCGCCTTCGACGACTTCAAGGTCGTCCCGCCGGGCACCGGCATCGTCCACCAGGTCAACATCGAGCACCTGGCCCGCACGGTCATGGTCCGCAACGGCCAGGCGTACCCCGACACCCTCGTCGGCACCGACTCGCACACCACCATGGTCAACGGCCTGGGCGTGCTGGGCTGGGGCGTCGGCGGCATCGAGGCCGAGGCCGCGATGCTCGGCCAGCCGGTCTCCATGCTGATCCCGCGCGTCGTCGGCTTCAAGCTGACCGGCGAGCTGCCGACCGGCACCACCGCCACCGACCTCGTGCTGACGATCACCGAGATGCTGCGCAAGCACGGCGTCGTCGGCAAGTTCGTCGAGTTCTACGGTGAGGGCGTCGCCGCCACCTCGCTGGCGAACCGCGCCACCATCGGCAACATGTCGCCGGAGTTCGGCTCCACCGCCGCGATCTTCCCGATCGACGACGAGACGCTGAAGTACCTGCGCCTGACCGGCCGCGACGCCCAGCAGGTCGCGCTGGTCGAGGCGTACGCCAAGGAGCAGGGCCTGTGGCTGGACCCGGCCGCCGAGCCCGACTTCTCCGAGAAGCTGGAGCTCGACCTCTCCACGGTCGTCCCCTCCATCGCCGGCCCGAAGCGCCCGCAGGACCGCATCGTCCTGGCGAACGCCGCGCAGCAGTTCGCCCAGGACGTGCGCAACTACGTCAGCGACGACGAGGAGGCGGGCAAGGAGTCCTTCCCGGCGTCCGACGCCCCGGCGTCCTCCAACGGTGTGCCCACCAAGCCCACCCTGGTGACCCTGGCCGACGGCTCCTCCTTCGAGATCGACCACGGCGCCGTCACCGTCGCCGCGATCACCTCCTGCACCAACACCTCGAACCCCTACGTCATGGTCGCCGCGGCGCTCGTGGCCAAGAAGGCGGTCGAGAAGGGCCTGACCCGCAAGCCGTGGGTCAAGACCACCCTGGCCCCGGGCTCGAAGGTCGTCACCGACTACTTCGACAAGGCCGGCCTGACCCCGTACCTGGACAAGCTGGGCTTCAACCTGGTCGGCTACGGCTGCACCACCTGCATCGGCAACTCCGGTCCGCTGGACGAGGAGATCTCGAAGGCGATCAACGAGGCCGACCTCGCGGTCACCTCGGTGCTCTCGGGCAACCGCAACTTCGAGGGCCGCATCAACCCCGACGTCAAGATGAACTACCTGGCCTCCCCGCCGCTGGTCGTCGCGTACGCCATCGCGGGCTCCATGAAGGTGGACATCACCAAGGACGCCATCGGCACCGACACCGACGGCAAGCCGGTCTTCCTCCAGGACATCTGGCCCTCCGAGGCCGAGGTCAACGACGTCGTGGCGAACGCCATCGGCGAGGACATGTTCAGCAAGTCCTACCAGGACGTCTTCGCGGGCGACGCCCAGTGGCAGGCGCTGTCGATCCCGACGGGCAACACCTTCGAGTGGGACCCGCAGTCGACCTACGTGCGCAAGCCCCCTTACTTCGAGGGCATGACGATGGAGACCACCCCGGTCTCCGACATCGCCGGCGCGCGCGTGCTGGCGAAGCTGGGCGACTCGGTCACCACCGACCACATCTCCCCGGCCGGTGCGATCAAGGCCGACACCCCGGCCGGCAAGTACCTCACCGAGCACGGCGTCGAGCGCCGCGACTTCAACTCGTACGGTTCCCGCCGCGGCAACCACGAGGTCATGATCCGCGGTACGTTCGCCAACATCCGCCTGCGCAACCAGATCGCGCCGGGCACCGAGGGCGGCTTCACCCGCGACTTCACGGTCGACGGCGCGCCGGTCTCCTTCATCTACGACGCCTCCCAGAACTACCAGGCCGCCGGCATCCCGCTGGTCATCCTGGCGGGCAAGGAGTACGGCTCGGGCTCGTCCCGCGACTGGGCCGCCAAGGGCACCGCGCTGCTCGGCGTCAAGGCCGTCATCGCCGAGTCCTACGAGCGCATCCACCGCTCGAACCTGATCGGCATGGGCGTGCTCCCGCTCCAGTTCCCGGAGGGCGCCTCGGCCGCCTCCCTGGGTCTGACCGGCGAGGAGACCTTCTCCTTCACCGGTGTGGAGGAGCTGAACAACGGCACCACCCCGCGCACCGTCAAGGTGACCACCGACACCGGTGTGGAGTTCGACGCGGTCGTGCGCATCGACACCCCCGGTGAGGCGGACTACTACCGCAACGGCGGCATCATGCAGTACGTGCTCCGCAACCTCATCCGAGGCTGA